One Streptomyces drozdowiczii DNA segment encodes these proteins:
- a CDS encoding alpha/beta fold hydrolase — protein sequence MNSYRQPGLVLTDHRFTVPLDHSDPGGEQIEVFGREIVAASRAGQELPWLLYLEGGPGFGARRFTGAEAWLGRAVREFRVLLLDQRGTGLSTPANRQTLPLRGGPREQADYLAHFRADNIVRDCEFIRPQLTGGAPWTVLGQSFGGFCAVRYLSSAPEGLATVLITGGLPSLDAHADDVYRAAYPRIERKVAAHYARYPQDVERAREITAHLAEHRPESAGHRLTPESFQSLGIMLGGGSGSHQLHYLLENAFVRTPHGTELSDTFQEAMRAATSFAGHPLYALMHEAIYGQDERPTDWAAERVRAEFPQFDAATALAGDGPVLFTGESIHPWHFEVDPALRPLRETAALLAARTDWEPLYDPARLAANDVPVAAAVYHDDMYVDTAHALRTAAAIRGLRTWVTDEFEHDGLRAGGPRVLDRLLALVRDEG from the coding sequence TTGAACAGCTACCGGCAGCCCGGTCTCGTCCTCACCGACCACCGCTTCACCGTCCCGCTCGACCACTCCGACCCCGGCGGTGAGCAGATCGAGGTCTTCGGCCGGGAGATCGTGGCCGCGTCCCGGGCCGGCCAGGAGCTGCCCTGGCTGCTGTATCTGGAGGGCGGTCCCGGCTTCGGCGCCCGGCGCTTCACCGGCGCCGAGGCGTGGCTCGGGCGGGCGGTGCGCGAATTCCGGGTGCTCCTGCTCGACCAGCGCGGCACCGGCCTGTCGACCCCGGCCAACCGGCAGACCCTCCCGCTGCGGGGCGGGCCGCGCGAGCAGGCCGACTACCTCGCGCACTTCCGCGCGGACAACATCGTGCGGGACTGCGAGTTCATCCGCCCGCAGCTGACCGGCGGCGCGCCCTGGACCGTGCTCGGCCAGTCCTTCGGCGGCTTCTGCGCCGTCCGCTATCTCTCGTCCGCCCCGGAGGGGCTGGCCACCGTCCTGATCACCGGCGGTCTGCCCTCCCTCGACGCCCACGCGGACGACGTCTACCGGGCCGCGTATCCCCGTATCGAACGGAAGGTCGCCGCGCACTACGCCCGCTACCCACAGGATGTCGAGCGCGCCCGGGAGATCACCGCTCACCTCGCGGAGCACCGCCCCGAGAGCGCCGGGCACCGGCTGACGCCCGAGAGCTTCCAGTCCCTCGGCATCATGCTCGGCGGCGGCAGCGGCAGCCACCAGCTGCACTACCTCCTGGAGAACGCCTTCGTCCGCACCCCGCACGGCACCGAGCTCTCCGACACCTTCCAGGAGGCCATGCGCGCCGCGACCTCCTTCGCCGGGCACCCCCTGTACGCCCTCATGCACGAGGCCATCTACGGCCAGGACGAGCGCCCCACGGACTGGGCCGCCGAGCGGGTCCGCGCCGAGTTCCCGCAGTTCGACGCCGCCACCGCCCTCGCGGGTGACGGACCGGTCCTGTTCACGGGCGAGTCCATCCACCCCTGGCACTTCGAGGTGGACCCCGCGCTGCGCCCGCTGCGCGAGACGGCCGCGCTCCTCGCCGCCCGCACCGACTGGGAGCCGCTGTACGACCCCGCGCGCTTGGCCGCCAACGACGTCCCGGTGGCCGCCGCCGTCTACCACGACGACATGTACGTGGACACCGCCCACGCACTGCGCACCGCCGCCGCGATCCGGGGGCTGCGCACCTGGGTGACCGACGAGTTCGAGCACGACGGGCTGCGCGCGGGCGGGCCCCGCGTGCTGGACCGGCTGCTCGCGCTGGTCCGCGACGAGGGCTGA
- a CDS encoding rhodanese-like domain-containing protein, whose product MTSPVSLSPAQAAARLTEFTVIDVRAPGEYAAGHVPGALNIPLDRLDEALPALKSASARGALLVVCASGNRSTRACDLLSAADIEAATLTGGTSAWASEGHGLERPEGARATWPMERQVRLAAGSLVVAGLLAGLRYPAARWLSAGVGSGLVFSAVTDTCGMAAALSKLPHNRAPRSAPSLNATLDALQG is encoded by the coding sequence GTGACCAGCCCCGTATCCCTCTCCCCCGCCCAGGCGGCCGCCCGCCTCACGGAGTTCACCGTGATCGACGTACGCGCACCCGGTGAGTACGCGGCGGGGCACGTACCGGGGGCGCTGAACATACCGCTCGACCGGCTCGACGAGGCGCTGCCCGCGCTCAAGTCCGCGTCCGCCCGCGGCGCGCTGCTCGTGGTCTGCGCCTCCGGCAACCGCTCGACGCGCGCCTGCGACCTCCTGTCGGCGGCCGACATCGAGGCGGCGACGCTCACCGGCGGCACCTCCGCCTGGGCGAGCGAGGGCCACGGCCTGGAGCGTCCGGAGGGCGCGCGGGCCACCTGGCCGATGGAGCGCCAGGTCCGGCTGGCGGCCGGCTCGCTCGTGGTGGCCGGGCTGCTGGCGGGCCTCCGGTATCCCGCCGCGCGCTGGCTGTCCGCCGGTGTCGGCTCCGGTCTCGTCTTCTCCGCCGTCACCGACACCTGCGGGATGGCGGCGGCCCTCTCGAAGCTCCCGCACAACCGCGCGCCGCGCTCGGCGCCGAGCCTGAACGCGACGCTGGACGCCCTCCAGGGCTGA
- a CDS encoding serine hydrolase domain-containing protein yields the protein MSTLRAVLEKYVHDGSVPGAVGLVARGGRVEVAAVGDAGTDGGAPMARDSVFRIASLTKPVVAAAAMLLIEDGRIAPDDPVSSWLPELAAPVVVRTPDGPVDDVVPATRPITLLDLMTSRAGYGFPSDFSLPAARLLFSELKQGAPQPRRVAAPDAWMDTLSRIPLLAQPGREWLYNTCSDILGVLIARVAGQPLPDFLAERIFGPLGMNDTGFMVPAEKLDRFTALYRPGADGGVELIDVPAGQWSSMPDFPSGAGGLVSTVDDLHTFARMLLGEGAVEGRRLLSPASVRQMTTDHLTPAQREASGLFTEGQGWGFGGSVDVDTTAPYNVPGRYGWVGGTGTTAHIVPATGTAAIMLSQVEMTGPTPPPLMRDFWQYAADA from the coding sequence ATGAGCACCCTGCGCGCAGTTCTCGAGAAGTACGTCCACGACGGATCGGTCCCCGGCGCCGTGGGCCTGGTGGCGCGCGGCGGACGCGTCGAAGTGGCGGCCGTGGGCGACGCCGGCACGGACGGCGGCGCCCCGATGGCCCGGGACTCGGTCTTCAGGATCGCCTCGCTCACCAAACCGGTCGTCGCCGCCGCGGCCATGCTGCTGATCGAGGACGGGCGGATCGCGCCGGACGACCCGGTCTCGTCCTGGCTGCCCGAGCTGGCGGCGCCCGTCGTCGTCCGCACCCCGGACGGCCCGGTGGACGACGTGGTCCCGGCGACACGCCCCATCACCCTGCTCGACCTCATGACCTCGCGCGCGGGGTACGGATTCCCGTCCGACTTCTCGCTGCCCGCCGCCCGTCTCCTGTTCAGCGAGCTGAAGCAGGGGGCGCCGCAGCCGCGCCGAGTCGCTGCCCCGGATGCCTGGATGGACACGCTCTCGCGCATCCCGCTGCTGGCCCAGCCGGGCCGGGAGTGGCTGTACAACACCTGCTCCGACATCCTGGGCGTGCTCATCGCCCGGGTCGCCGGGCAGCCGCTGCCGGATTTCCTCGCCGAGCGGATCTTCGGCCCCCTCGGCATGAACGACACCGGCTTCATGGTCCCGGCGGAGAAGCTCGACCGCTTCACCGCTCTGTACCGGCCCGGAGCGGACGGCGGAGTGGAGCTGATCGACGTCCCGGCCGGGCAGTGGAGCAGCATGCCGGACTTCCCGTCCGGGGCCGGCGGACTGGTCTCCACCGTGGACGACCTGCACACCTTCGCCCGCATGCTGCTCGGTGAGGGCGCGGTGGAGGGCCGGCGCCTCCTGTCACCCGCCTCCGTACGGCAGATGACGACGGACCACCTGACCCCCGCTCAGCGCGAGGCCAGCGGGCTGTTCACCGAGGGGCAGGGCTGGGGCTTCGGCGGCTCGGTGGACGTCGACACGACCGCCCCGTACAACGTGCCGGGGCGCTACGGCTGGGTGGGTGGCACCGGCACCACGGCACACATCGTCCCGGCCACCGGCACGGCCGCGATCATGCTCAGTCAGGTGGAGATGACCGGCCCCACCCCGCCGCCGCTGATGCGCGACTTCTGGCAGTACGCGGCGGACGCCTGA
- a CDS encoding ABC transporter substrate-binding protein — protein MRAGPRVRAGRPLAALLLLAATACTTGPALENQGAVTAPPGDSKHLTIGSAGFTESDLLAQMYALLLDRAGYSTKIISVTNREIYEPALENGQIDVVPEYAATFADWLNAKEHGADAAPVGSPDLAATMKALRALAAPRGLTVLDPGKAVDQNAFAVTAAYAREHHLKTLSDLGRSGLPVRLAAGDECVQRPYCAPGLKKTYGIDITSVDPKGVGTTQAKQAVQSGRDQMVLTTTTDATLDDFGLVILADDKHLQNADYLVPVVNRARAGGAGVRKALGKLNTVLTTADLARLNEQVDSWRRLPEDVARAYLRSEHLIPGEKG, from the coding sequence ATGAGGGCCGGACCCCGCGTCCGGGCGGGCCGCCCGCTCGCCGCGCTCCTGCTGCTCGCGGCCACCGCCTGCACCACCGGACCTGCGCTGGAGAACCAGGGCGCGGTCACCGCCCCGCCCGGCGACAGCAAGCACCTGACCATCGGTTCCGCGGGATTCACCGAGAGCGACCTCCTCGCCCAGATGTACGCCCTGCTGCTGGACCGCGCCGGATACTCCACCAAGATCATCTCCGTCACCAACCGGGAGATCTACGAACCCGCCCTGGAGAACGGCCAGATCGACGTCGTCCCCGAATACGCGGCCACCTTCGCCGACTGGCTCAACGCCAAGGAGCACGGCGCGGACGCCGCCCCCGTCGGCTCACCGGACCTCGCCGCCACGATGAAGGCCCTGCGCGCCCTCGCCGCACCGCGCGGACTCACCGTCCTCGACCCCGGCAAGGCGGTCGACCAGAACGCGTTCGCCGTCACCGCCGCCTACGCCCGCGAGCACCACCTGAAGACCCTCAGCGACCTCGGCCGCTCCGGCCTCCCGGTACGCCTCGCGGCCGGCGACGAGTGCGTCCAGCGCCCGTACTGCGCGCCCGGCCTGAAGAAGACGTACGGCATCGACATCACCTCCGTCGACCCGAAGGGCGTCGGCACCACGCAGGCCAAGCAGGCCGTCCAGAGCGGCCGCGACCAGATGGTGCTGACCACCACCACCGACGCAACGCTGGACGACTTCGGCCTCGTCATCCTCGCCGACGACAAGCACCTCCAGAACGCCGACTACCTCGTCCCCGTCGTCAACCGGGCCCGCGCGGGCGGCGCCGGGGTGCGCAAGGCCCTGGGCAAGCTGAACACCGTCCTGACCACCGCGGACCTGGCCCGGCTCAACGAACAGGTGGACAGCTGGCGCCGTCTCCCCGAGGACGTGGCCCGCGCCTATCTGCGCTCCGAACACCTCATCCCCGGTGAGAAGGGGTGA
- a CDS encoding ABC transporter permease codes for MTAPPDDCLARNEWVCGAYLSSRRHILWEAALQHIQLTAVSVLIGLALALPLALAARRWQWAAGPVLGVTTILYTIPSLAMFSLLLPVYGLSASLVVAGLVLYSLTLLVRNVLAGLRAVPEETRQAARGMGYGPVRLLVAVELPLALPAAMAGLRIATVSAVSLVTIGAIVGYGGLGNLIYAGMNTYFKAQVLTASVLCVVIAVAADLLLLLLQRLLTPWTRSRS; via the coding sequence GTGACCGCGCCTCCCGACGACTGCCTCGCGCGCAACGAGTGGGTCTGCGGCGCCTACCTCAGCAGCCGCCGCCACATCCTCTGGGAAGCCGCGCTGCAACACATCCAGCTGACCGCGGTCTCCGTGCTCATCGGCCTCGCCCTCGCCCTGCCGCTCGCCCTGGCCGCGCGCCGCTGGCAGTGGGCCGCCGGACCCGTCCTCGGCGTGACGACGATCCTCTACACGATCCCGTCGCTCGCCATGTTCTCCCTGCTGCTGCCGGTGTACGGGCTCTCAGCCTCGCTCGTCGTCGCGGGCCTCGTCCTCTACTCGCTGACCCTGCTCGTGCGCAACGTCCTCGCCGGGCTGCGCGCCGTCCCCGAGGAGACCCGGCAGGCGGCGCGGGGCATGGGCTACGGCCCCGTACGGCTGCTCGTCGCCGTCGAACTCCCGCTCGCCCTGCCCGCCGCGATGGCTGGGCTGCGCATCGCCACCGTCTCCGCGGTCTCCCTGGTCACCATCGGCGCGATCGTCGGCTACGGCGGGCTCGGCAACCTCATCTACGCCGGGATGAACACGTACTTCAAGGCCCAGGTGCTCACCGCGTCCGTCCTGTGCGTCGTCATCGCCGTCGCCGCCGACCTGCTCCTCCTGCTGCTGCAGCGCCTGCTCACCCCGTGGACGAGGAGCCGGTCATGA
- a CDS encoding PIG-L deacetylase family protein yields the protein MTEQLKPMPEDWRRALAVVAHPDDLEYGCAAAVAGWTDAGREVTYLLATRGEAGIDTLAPEKCGPLREREQRASAAAVGVSRVEFLDHHDGVIEYGVPLRRDIAAAIRRYRPELVITLNHRDTWGGVAWNTPDHRAVGRATLDAAADAGNRWIFPELGEQGLEPWDGVRWVAVAGSSTPTHAVDATAGLERSVQSLLAHRTYIEVLTDEDPETYCRSFLTGNAEAAAERFGGRPAVTFELFAR from the coding sequence ATGACCGAGCAGCTGAAGCCCATGCCCGAGGACTGGCGGCGCGCGCTCGCCGTGGTCGCGCACCCCGACGACCTGGAGTACGGCTGCGCGGCAGCGGTGGCCGGCTGGACCGATGCCGGCCGCGAGGTCACGTATCTGCTCGCGACCAGGGGCGAGGCCGGTATCGACACCCTCGCACCCGAGAAGTGCGGGCCGTTGCGCGAGCGGGAGCAGCGCGCGAGCGCGGCGGCGGTCGGCGTCTCCCGCGTCGAGTTCCTGGATCACCACGACGGGGTGATCGAGTACGGCGTCCCGCTCCGCCGGGACATCGCGGCGGCCATCCGGCGGTACCGCCCCGAGCTGGTCATCACGCTCAACCACCGCGACACCTGGGGCGGTGTCGCATGGAACACGCCGGACCACCGCGCCGTCGGCCGCGCCACCCTCGACGCGGCGGCCGACGCGGGCAACCGCTGGATCTTCCCGGAGCTGGGGGAGCAGGGCCTCGAACCGTGGGACGGCGTGCGCTGGGTGGCCGTGGCGGGGTCGTCCACGCCCACCCACGCGGTGGACGCGACCGCTGGTCTGGAACGGTCGGTGCAGTCCCTCCTGGCCCACCGCACGTACATCGAAGTCCTCACGGACGAGGACCCCGAGACCTACTGCCGCAGCTTCCTCACCGGCAATGCCGAGGCCGCCGCCGAGCGCTTCGGCGGGCGTCCCGCCGTCACGTTCGAACTCTTCGCCCGGTAG
- a CDS encoding ABC transporter permease encodes MNTLTDAWSWLTTSAHWQGQDGIGVRLGQHLYLTAVCLLISCLIALPVALLLGHLGRGGALAVNISNVGRAVPTFAVLVLLLLTPVGRWGEGPTVVALVLFAVPPLLTNAYVGMREVDRDVVRAARGMGMTGRQLLLQVEVPLALPLIITGVRIAAVQLVATATIAALAGGGGLGRIITAGFNLASTPQVVAGAVLVAAFALVVEGVFEAAQRFAPRRFGLRVAEATA; translated from the coding sequence ATGAACACCCTGACGGACGCCTGGTCCTGGCTCACCACCTCCGCGCACTGGCAGGGCCAGGACGGCATCGGGGTCCGGCTCGGCCAGCACCTCTACCTCACCGCCGTCTGCCTGCTGATCAGCTGCCTCATCGCACTGCCCGTCGCCCTGCTCCTCGGCCACCTCGGCCGGGGCGGCGCGCTCGCCGTCAACATCTCCAACGTCGGGCGCGCCGTGCCCACGTTCGCCGTCCTGGTGCTCCTCCTGCTCACCCCGGTCGGCCGCTGGGGGGAGGGGCCCACGGTCGTCGCGCTCGTCCTCTTCGCCGTGCCCCCGCTGCTCACCAACGCGTACGTCGGCATGCGCGAGGTCGACCGGGACGTCGTCCGGGCCGCCCGGGGCATGGGCATGACGGGCCGCCAACTGCTCCTCCAGGTCGAGGTGCCGCTCGCCCTGCCCCTCATCATCACCGGGGTGCGCATCGCCGCCGTCCAGCTCGTCGCCACGGCCACCATCGCGGCCCTCGCTGGCGGCGGCGGGCTCGGCCGCATCATCACCGCCGGATTCAACCTCGCCTCCACCCCGCAGGTGGTCGCCGGAGCGGTCCTGGTCGCCGCGTTCGCGCTGGTCGTGGAGGGGGTCTTCGAGGCGGCCCAGCGGTTCGCGCCGCGCCGGTTCGGGCTGCGCGTGGCGGAGGCGACCGCATGA
- a CDS encoding ABC transporter ATP-binding protein, with translation MIRFEQVGKVYPDGTTAVDALSFEVAEGELVTLVGPSGCGKTTTMMMVNRLIEPTSGRILVDGRDIAETDPVKLRRGIGYVIQQVGLFPHRTVLDNTATVPALVGWKRSRARERAAELLDLVGLDPSVYGSRYPAQLSGGQRQRVGVARALAADPPVLLMDEPFGAVDPVVRERLQNEFLKLQSRVRKTVLMVTHDIEEAVRMGDRIAVYGQGRIEQFDTPGAVLGSPATPYVAEFVGADRGLKRLSVTAIEPDDLEQPPLARLDEPAGAAAARLAAAGARWAVVLNEAGELHGWVSADALRIAGDEGTVGELARRMDAWVPVGAPLKRAFSEMLQRDAGWIAVLDGARFLGVLTPAKLHEALRRSVDADAQGVGRDEVRFDSVADA, from the coding sequence ATGATCCGGTTCGAACAGGTCGGCAAGGTCTACCCGGACGGCACGACCGCGGTCGACGCGCTGTCCTTCGAGGTCGCCGAGGGGGAACTGGTCACCCTGGTGGGCCCTTCGGGCTGCGGCAAGACGACCACGATGATGATGGTGAACCGGCTGATCGAACCGACCTCGGGCCGCATCCTGGTGGACGGCCGGGACATCGCGGAGACCGATCCGGTGAAGCTGCGGCGGGGCATCGGCTACGTCATCCAGCAGGTGGGGCTCTTCCCGCACCGGACGGTCCTCGACAACACGGCGACCGTGCCGGCGCTGGTGGGCTGGAAGCGGTCCAGGGCCCGGGAGCGGGCGGCCGAGCTGCTGGACCTGGTGGGGCTCGATCCGTCGGTGTACGGCTCCCGCTACCCGGCGCAGCTCTCCGGCGGCCAGCGCCAGCGCGTCGGCGTGGCGCGGGCCCTCGCGGCCGACCCGCCGGTGCTCCTGATGGACGAGCCGTTCGGTGCGGTGGACCCCGTGGTGCGCGAGCGGTTGCAGAACGAATTCCTCAAGCTCCAGTCGAGGGTGAGGAAGACGGTCCTGATGGTCACCCACGACATCGAGGAGGCCGTCCGGATGGGTGACCGGATCGCGGTGTACGGGCAGGGGCGCATCGAGCAGTTCGACACCCCGGGCGCGGTGCTCGGCTCGCCCGCGACCCCGTATGTGGCGGAGTTCGTCGGCGCGGACCGGGGGCTGAAGCGGCTGTCGGTCACCGCGATCGAGCCGGACGACCTGGAGCAGCCGCCGCTGGCCCGCCTCGACGAGCCGGCCGGGGCGGCGGCGGCCCGGCTGGCCGCCGCCGGCGCGCGCTGGGCGGTCGTGCTGAACGAGGCGGGCGAGCTGCACGGCTGGGTGTCGGCGGACGCGCTGCGGATCGCCGGGGACGAGGGCACGGTGGGTGAGCTGGCCCGCCGGATGGACGCGTGGGTGCCGGTGGGGGCGCCGCTGAAGCGGGCGTTCAGCGAGATGCTTCAGCGGGACGCGGGGTGGATCGCGGTGCTGGACGGGGCGCGGTTCCTCGGGGTGCTGACCCCGGCGAAGCTCCACGAGGCCCTGCGCCGTTCGGTGGACGCGGACGCGCAGGGCGTGGGGCGCGACGAGGTGCGGTTCGACTCGGTGGCGGACGCCTGA